CTGGAGGGACGATGTTCGATACCTACGTCACGATCGTCGGCAACGTGCTGACCGCCCCGGAGTGGCGGCGGACCACCCAGAGCGGCACCCTGGTCGCCAACTTCAAGGTGGCCTCCACCGCCCGCCGGCTCGACCGGGACAGCGGCCGGTGGGTCGACGGCAACAGCCTGCGCGTCCGGGTCAACTGCTGGCGCAAGCTGGCCGAGGGGGTGGCCGCCTCGGTGATGGTCGGTGACCCGGTGGTGGTGGCCGGCCGCCTCTACACGCGGGACTGGATCGACGACACCGGCAACCAGCGCACCCTCTACGAGCTGGAGGCGGTCGCCGTCGGTCACGACCTGGCCCGGGGCCGGGGGCGGTTCGTGCGCAACCGGCCGAGCATGGCGACCAGCGCCGTCGAGGACACCGAGGCCGAGCGCCGGGTGCACGGCGAGCCGACCCAGCCGGTGCCCGACGACCAGGCGCCCGCCGCTCTGGACGAGCGCCCGCTGGACGACGACTTCGAGCTGCCCGCCCTGGGCGCGCCGCGTCGCCTGTCCGGTTTCCCGGTCCGCGCGACCGACCTCGGGCCGGACCCGTTCGACCCGGCCACCGACAGCGAGCCGACCGACAGCATGCCGCCCGACAGCGCGTCGGACGGCGGGGGGCTGACGGGCTGGGCGGCGACGGGCCGAGGACTGGGCGGGCGGGCCCTGGACGGGCGGGGCGAGATGGGCGAGGGAAGCGACGACGGGTCGGCGACGGCCGTCGACGCGTACGCCGTCGGGGCTGCCACCGGGTCGGCCGACGAGCTGGACCCGCTGCCCGAGGAGCCGGAGCAGGAGCAGGAGCCGGGCACGCCGGCCGAGGGCGTCGACCGGGGGGTGACGGCGTCGGGCCAGCGTGGCCGGCGCGGGCGCGGCCGGCAGCCCGTCCCCGCCTGATCGACCACGGTCGCCGTGCTCCCGGTGACCGTCCCGGCAC
The sequence above is a segment of the Micromonospora sp. WMMD882 genome. Coding sequences within it:
- the ssb gene encoding single-stranded DNA-binding protein; this encodes MFDTYVTIVGNVLTAPEWRRTTQSGTLVANFKVASTARRLDRDSGRWVDGNSLRVRVNCWRKLAEGVAASVMVGDPVVVAGRLYTRDWIDDTGNQRTLYELEAVAVGHDLARGRGRFVRNRPSMATSAVEDTEAERRVHGEPTQPVPDDQAPAALDERPLDDDFELPALGAPRRLSGFPVRATDLGPDPFDPATDSEPTDSMPPDSASDGGGLTGWAATGRGLGGRALDGRGEMGEGSDDGSATAVDAYAVGAATGSADELDPLPEEPEQEQEPGTPAEGVDRGVTASGQRGRRGRGRQPVPA